Proteins from one Polynucleobacter wuianus genomic window:
- the ppx gene encoding exopolyphosphatase has protein sequence MASNPVDHLFNSADLVAAVDLGSNSFRMLIAQAVNTPSGTQLRPIDTLRESVRLAAGLTENKLLGNDAYQRGLTAIKRFGERIRGFDPANVRAVATNTLRVAKNAQQFVNDAQEALGFPIEVIAGVEEARLIYIGAAHEVQAVQGNRLVVDIGGGSTEFIIGKGYEPKLLESLYIGCVSHSMRFFPKGNIDAHEFKEAELAARREIQVISGAYLNSGWKQVIGSSGTARALAELISANDLNGRSNDSGGLITREGLKALKKHLLKYEHVSQVELIGLKDDRRSVWPGGLAIMLAVFDELGIEEMEVTDAALRSGVLYDLLGRSQHHDMRYVTVEQFMQRYAVDRDQADRVGKLAADFLQQLPKPEAENRADNVALLQWAANLHEIGLSISHNGYHKHSAYIAGNADMPGFSKNDQARLAALLIGHTGKLGKLANNHNFHDWRMLFCLRLAQVLCRGRNDTNLPKIKVSEHDGSYLVSLSKEWATEHPLTEFSLIKEATEWERVGRSYQVSLK, from the coding sequence TTGGCAAGTAATCCCGTAGACCATTTATTTAACTCTGCAGATCTCGTTGCAGCGGTTGATTTGGGGTCGAATAGTTTTCGGATGCTCATCGCACAGGCTGTTAATACACCCTCCGGGACTCAACTTCGCCCCATAGATACCCTTCGAGAATCAGTTCGTCTAGCAGCAGGTCTTACGGAAAATAAATTACTCGGAAATGACGCATATCAAAGAGGCCTAACGGCTATTAAGCGCTTTGGAGAGCGAATTCGAGGTTTTGATCCTGCTAATGTCCGCGCTGTTGCTACCAATACCTTGCGTGTTGCTAAGAATGCGCAGCAATTTGTAAATGATGCTCAAGAGGCCTTAGGCTTCCCAATAGAAGTGATTGCCGGCGTTGAAGAAGCTCGGCTTATTTATATTGGTGCCGCCCATGAAGTCCAGGCAGTACAGGGCAATCGTTTAGTGGTTGATATTGGTGGTGGCTCCACAGAATTCATTATTGGTAAGGGCTATGAGCCCAAGCTTTTAGAGAGTCTTTATATCGGCTGTGTTTCTCATAGCATGCGCTTTTTCCCTAAAGGCAATATTGATGCCCATGAATTTAAGGAGGCAGAACTTGCAGCTAGGCGCGAGATTCAGGTTATTTCGGGGGCTTATCTCAATAGTGGCTGGAAGCAGGTTATTGGCTCATCGGGTACAGCAAGAGCGCTTGCAGAATTGATATCCGCAAACGATCTTAATGGTCGTTCGAATGATAGCGGTGGCCTGATTACACGCGAAGGCCTCAAGGCCCTCAAGAAGCACTTATTGAAATATGAGCATGTTAGTCAAGTTGAGCTGATTGGCCTTAAGGATGACCGACGATCAGTATGGCCTGGCGGATTGGCGATCATGCTTGCAGTTTTTGATGAGCTTGGCATTGAGGAAATGGAAGTTACGGATGCCGCTTTGCGTAGCGGTGTCTTATACGATCTCCTAGGTCGATCCCAGCATCATGACATGCGCTATGTAACTGTTGAACAGTTCATGCAACGTTACGCAGTAGACAGAGACCAAGCTGATCGCGTTGGAAAGCTTGCGGCGGACTTTTTACAACAGTTGCCAAAACCTGAAGCAGAAAATAGGGCGGATAACGTTGCCTTATTGCAATGGGCGGCTAATTTGCATGAAATCGGACTCTCTATTTCTCACAATGGCTATCACAAACACTCGGCCTATATTGCTGGAAATGCTGACATGCCTGGGTTTTCTAAGAATGATCAAGCAAGGCTTGCCGCCTTGTTAATTGGCCACACTGGAAAGCTTGGTAAGTTGGCAAATAATCATAACTTTCATGATTGGCGAATGCTGTTTTGTCTCCGCTTGGCTCAAGTCCTATGTCGAGGCCGTAATGACACTAATCTTCCAAAAATTAAGGTTTCCGAACACGATGGCTCCTATCTTGTGAGCCTTTCTAAAGAGTGGGCTACTGAGCATCCTCTAACCGAATTTAGTCTGATAAAAGAAGCGACTGAATGGGAGCGCGTAGGTAGATCCTATCAAGTCAGTTTAAAGTAA
- a CDS encoding MgtC/SapB family protein, with protein sequence MESLNNINYGSLIDTAISLGAAFLFGGLIGLERQYRQRTAGLRTNILVAIGAAIFVDAANRLTGHDGAVHVMAYVVSGIGFLGAGVIMREEGNVRGINTAATLWASGAVGACAGADLILEAGLATLFVLAANTLLRPVVTFINRQPLDTISVEVTNSVYIITPKHAQKHALKQFIKTLEEAGYQTQDIEVHQFGSDEVEIQAVLTASAVDGDEMDKLIAKIADQEFVTQAFWSPSTTD encoded by the coding sequence ATGGAATCTTTAAATAACATTAACTATGGCTCATTAATAGATACTGCTATCAGTCTTGGTGCAGCGTTCCTCTTTGGAGGATTGATTGGTTTAGAGCGTCAGTATCGGCAAAGAACAGCAGGATTACGAACCAATATACTGGTTGCGATTGGAGCTGCAATATTTGTTGATGCAGCAAATAGACTTACTGGTCATGATGGAGCTGTTCACGTCATGGCATATGTTGTTTCTGGTATAGGCTTTCTGGGCGCCGGCGTCATCATGCGTGAAGAAGGGAATGTTCGTGGTATTAATACAGCAGCTACTTTATGGGCATCTGGTGCAGTTGGTGCTTGTGCTGGCGCTGATTTAATTCTTGAGGCAGGTTTGGCCACCTTATTTGTATTGGCTGCAAACACGCTTCTTCGGCCTGTTGTTACATTCATCAACCGCCAACCGCTCGATACTATATCGGTCGAGGTTACCAATTCTGTTTATATCATTACGCCAAAGCATGCACAAAAGCATGCTTTGAAGCAATTTATTAAGACTTTAGAAGAGGCTGGATACCAAACTCAAGACATTGAAGTGCATCAATTTGGTAGTGATGAAGTTGAGATACAAGCGGTGCTTACTGCCTCAGCAGTTGATGGAGATGAGATGGATAAACTAATAGCTAAGATTGCTGATCAAGAATTTGTCACGCAGGCTTTTTGGAGTCCAAGTACAACAGATTAG
- a CDS encoding diacylglycerol kinase yields MNPPYHIDQNPHKGNRGIARAWHAAKNSWCGLVYAFQEESAFRQELTLFVLLTPIAIFMPISYLEKALLIASLLMVLVVELLNSSVEAAIDRISFDHHDLSKRAKDFGSAAVMLALFIAVLMWSAVCIPIVFKAS; encoded by the coding sequence TTGAACCCCCCATATCACATTGATCAAAACCCACACAAAGGAAATAGGGGTATTGCTCGTGCTTGGCATGCTGCAAAAAACTCTTGGTGCGGTTTAGTCTATGCTTTTCAAGAAGAAAGCGCCTTTAGACAAGAATTAACGCTATTTGTATTGCTTACTCCAATAGCCATATTCATGCCCATTAGCTATCTTGAGAAGGCATTGTTAATTGCTTCACTTTTAATGGTCTTGGTTGTGGAATTACTTAATTCCAGTGTTGAGGCTGCCATCGATCGCATCTCATTTGATCATCATGACCTCTCTAAACGAGCTAAGGATTTCGGCTCTGCAGCGGTCATGCTGGCCCTATTTATTGCTGTTTTGATGTGGTCTGCCGTCTGCATTCCGATTGTCTTTAAAGCGTCATAA
- a CDS encoding glycosyltransferase family 4 protein: protein MKIMIITDAWDPQVNGVVRTLKQTRAELIAMGHEVEMITPTGFKSIPCPTYPDIALSLFPGKEVARRIKEFAPDAMHIATEGPLGLSARSYAVKNNLPFSTAYHTRFPEYVKARTGIPLAITYAFIRWFHGPSMAVMAPTIVVKEDLEKYGLNNVVLWSRGVDLDIFKMQESKALNTAHPIFLYVGRVAIEKNINAFLEIDLPGSKWVVGDGPAMAGIKEKYPDINYLGVLQQHELAKVYAAADVFVFPSKTDTFGLVLLEAMACGTPVASYPVTGPIDVLGNSKAGAMNDDLRVACLEALKIPREVARAHAEKFSWRAASEEFAKHLKPVPSPDVHVTAIA, encoded by the coding sequence TAATGGCGTAGTACGAACGCTAAAACAAACCCGTGCTGAATTAATAGCCATGGGTCATGAAGTAGAAATGATTACTCCCACAGGATTTAAATCTATTCCATGTCCAACATACCCCGATATTGCGCTTTCTCTGTTTCCAGGCAAGGAAGTGGCACGACGTATCAAAGAATTTGCTCCTGATGCGATGCATATTGCGACCGAAGGCCCCTTGGGATTATCTGCCCGCTCATACGCAGTAAAGAATAATCTACCCTTCTCTACCGCTTATCACACACGCTTTCCAGAATACGTCAAAGCTAGGACTGGTATTCCACTCGCAATAACTTATGCCTTCATTCGCTGGTTCCATGGTCCTTCTATGGCTGTTATGGCTCCAACCATTGTTGTCAAAGAAGATCTTGAGAAGTATGGTCTAAACAATGTCGTCCTTTGGTCGCGCGGTGTGGATTTAGATATCTTCAAAATGCAGGAGTCCAAGGCGCTGAACACTGCACACCCAATATTTTTATACGTTGGTCGAGTAGCAATTGAAAAAAATATCAATGCATTTCTAGAGATTGATTTACCAGGATCAAAGTGGGTAGTTGGAGATGGTCCAGCCATGGCTGGTATTAAAGAAAAATACCCAGATATTAACTATCTTGGCGTATTACAACAACATGAACTCGCTAAAGTTTATGCCGCAGCAGACGTATTTGTATTCCCAAGCAAGACAGATACATTTGGCCTCGTTTTGCTTGAGGCAATGGCTTGTGGCACACCTGTAGCCTCTTATCCTGTAACTGGACCAATTGACGTGCTTGGCAATTCCAAAGCAGGCGCCATGAATGATGACTTGAGAGTTGCCTGCTTAGAGGCCTTAAAAATTCCACGTGAAGTCGCACGAGCACATGCTGAAAAATTCTCATGGAGAGCTGCATCTGAAGAATTTGCTAAACATCTCAAGCCTGTGCCAAGTCCAGATGTCCATGTCACTGCAATTGCATAA
- a CDS encoding GDCCVxC domain-containing (seleno)protein has product MNTNNQESTITCPHCQASELLATHTGLTHHFFRCSSCSAILKPKSGDCCILCSFGTQDCNSPEQNLAA; this is encoded by the coding sequence GTGAATACAAATAACCAAGAATCAACTATTACCTGCCCCCATTGCCAGGCTTCAGAGCTACTTGCCACGCATACGGGACTTACCCATCATTTCTTTCGCTGCAGCTCCTGCAGCGCGATTTTGAAGCCTAAATCTGGCGACTGCTGCATTCTCTGCAGTTTTGGCACTCAAGATTGCAATAGCCCCGAGCAAAATTTGGCCGCATAG
- a CDS encoding GNAT family N-acetyltransferase → MSDIPNPIGAFEIFSPKKKKDPSKSNLNPIKKLSKKLAKKLFGKKFANKSRTQLSQVEEVSVVTKTVKTKKPAFKIEWANSPGEVKEAQRLRYKVFAEEMGANLSQNAEGLDIDEFDAYCDHLLIRDHDSLKVVGTYRVLPPHKAQEIGRLYSDSEFDLSRLNHLRPKLVELGRSCVHQDYRSGAVIMALWSGLAQYMLKNGYEIMLGCASIPMADGGHFAASLYNSLGNDQMAPTEFHAFPRLPLPLDKLNGGLDVDAPPLIKGYLKLGAKICSAPAWDPDFNTADLLTMLRLSDINPRYAKHFLGI, encoded by the coding sequence ATGTCTGATATCCCGAATCCAATTGGCGCCTTTGAGATCTTCTCGCCAAAAAAGAAAAAAGATCCAAGTAAATCAAACCTAAATCCGATTAAAAAGCTTTCCAAAAAATTAGCTAAGAAACTATTTGGCAAGAAGTTTGCTAATAAAAGTCGTACTCAATTATCTCAAGTTGAAGAAGTTTCTGTTGTTACAAAGACAGTAAAGACAAAGAAACCTGCTTTTAAAATTGAATGGGCTAATAGTCCTGGTGAAGTGAAGGAAGCACAAAGACTTCGCTATAAAGTTTTCGCAGAAGAAATGGGTGCTAACCTATCTCAAAATGCCGAAGGTCTAGATATCGACGAATTTGATGCATATTGCGATCACTTATTAATTCGCGATCATGACTCTTTGAAAGTGGTCGGCACCTATCGTGTTCTGCCCCCACACAAAGCCCAAGAAATCGGGCGTCTGTACTCAGATTCTGAATTTGACCTTTCTCGGTTGAATCACCTGCGTCCGAAGCTGGTTGAACTTGGTAGATCATGTGTTCACCAAGATTATCGCTCGGGAGCTGTAATCATGGCCTTGTGGAGTGGATTAGCTCAGTACATGCTTAAAAATGGGTATGAGATCATGCTTGGTTGCGCTAGTATTCCTATGGCCGACGGCGGTCACTTTGCAGCTAGTTTATATAACTCACTTGGCAATGATCAAATGGCGCCAACTGAGTTCCATGCATTTCCTAGGCTCCCTCTTCCTCTTGACAAGCTTAATGGAGGCTTAGATGTAGATGCGCCCCCATTGATTAAAGGCTACCTCAAATTAGGCGCGAAGATTTGCAGTGCACCCGCTTGGGATCCTGATTTCAACACCGCGGATTTACTAACAATGTTGCGTCTCTCGGATATCAACCCACGTTACGCAAAACACTTCTTGGGTATATAA